Below is a window of Brassica napus cultivar Da-Ae chromosome A5, Da-Ae, whole genome shotgun sequence DNA.
GCTCTCTTTTGATTCGTCTGCTGGGATCTTGTTTCTGTCGATGCTATTCCTTCCGTTTTAAAATCTCTCTGTAGATACAATCAAAGACAGAGTTAAGTGTGAGAAAGCTAATCTCACAGCCGTTCACGCTTGATATGCGTAACAGCTGCTAACTGATTACGTGGTGGATTTAGAGTGGTGTAGTTACGTCATCATGTAGAACTGTCATTTAAATGcctttaaaaaattgaaatattaaaataatataaacacgCAAAAATGCCACGTTGGAGTATGCAAGTATTGCGTCCTGCCAAATGAAATTGTCTggttttttcaatttattttcttatattaaaaaacttcTCAATGAAGGAACCAGAAAAGATAAATTATAATGAATTATGATTCTGAAAAAAATACTTTACCAAATATTGACGAGTTTAGGTAACACGTGGTGACTTTAGGAGTTTATTGCTTTTTGCCAACGTGTCAACTGTTTTGATCGTTCGCTTAGCCCTAGCCgtcagagaaaaaaaatttcaacagACCATTAAGCATTCATTAGTCATTACATAAAATCGATTATTTTctagttttaataaaaagaaacataatTAAATGGTGTAATTATCGTAgaaaacatttcaaattttctaTTAGTGGAGTATATTGTTTATGCTTTGTCGTATGCTAAGATACAtagaaatatgtaaaaaaacCCCTTCATTAACGCACTAACGCACATCGAAAatttcaatttattattttatacttaAACCATACTATAATATTGGTAATTGAATCGTATCTtttgcttaaaatattatttggatCATAGATCATGATAGAggcatttaaaataatatataacgaACATGGCACCATGACTGTTTCTTCTATTTTATAATCGTATACTATCATTCAAATCTAGAAAATGCAGGAAAGTACACAATGCCACAATTGcaaatattttatactatgaAACGAGATTAGTTTAGTATTaaatattactttattttagaaACAGTTGACAGATAGAGAGGATAGGCAACTGACTAGGACGTATTTGTATTGATTTCGTATACATATAATTCAATAGTTAGATAAAGAAAAgtcaaaatattgaaaatattttatatcaacATATAGTGTTAGACATAATCTATTatttgtgtgtttaataatTGATGAGGGAGGAAGAATGTGGAAGCCCTTTTTGCTTTTCCTCTACCATTTTGCTGatgaagaaataaaataaaataattaaggttATTGGTGATTAATGCTATTATTTGACCTAAACTGCCATGATAACTGAAAACAATAGCCATGATAGATACTCTTATTTTAAAGGacacaactatatattattttgttagctttagagagagagtctcTGGTACGTTTGAAAGAAAGTGGTTAAGTACACATAATCCCctaaaatattatactatttgATGAAAAAGTTTTCTATTATAATTTGACTATTTTTCCTAATGGTTTATTAATAATGTTTTGCTTTATATTTGAAAGGTTTGGGGCccgaaaagaaaataaaggcCCATACCCTATTTAAAGGATCCACTCGGTCCGCTCTCTCTATTAAACTTTTTTCATACGtaaagaaagaataaaaaaaagttgtagcagacaaaaaaaaaacaatttccgACAAaatcatctatactattatctTGCGAACTAAGTTTTTGGAATCTATTGTTTATAtccttaataaataaaatgtatagctaaactaaaaaaataaaaattaaaaattaaattatttgattagataattgattaaaattaataataataagaattatccaaaatctgaaagtataattttaaaaagatataatttttgtatatattgtattgttacctgaaaatatattttagtaaaaagttaaaaacatgaattatataactaaatattaatcaaataaaattcttaattatataattaaaaatagaatattgaattaaccaaaatctaaaaatataattaaaaaagataatttatatatattgtattgtaatctaaaaaagtattttagtaaaaagttaaaaacataaattatataattaaatattaatcaaattaaatttttactacaactatgaatatagtgtacaaagaacttttcaaaaattatgcAAATGTTTAAACCCGCATcacgggcaaaacacctagtaatGTATTGATATCAAAAGTATTTTACAAGGACATACACATTTTAacacaaaaatatatgaaactGAAAACAATTTCGATGAAAGAGTGGAGAGTAACCGTTCTTTTCATAAGAGAGGCGACCATCATTAATCTCAACCTCTTAACTGGAGTTCTTAGCTTCGAGTAATAGACagttcttaacttttcttagattttaactaagataAGCTAAGAACCGTATATTAAATAAGACATATAAGAATCGTCATTTagctgaaaaatatataaaaaaaacaaaaaagatgtcaaatcatgagtcaAGAACCCCCGCTAAGAAACTGGAGTTAATCATACATTTATAGACTACaagataaaatatatgaaactgAAAACAATTTCGATGAAAGAGTGGAGAGTAACCATTATTTTCATAAGAGAGGCGACCATCATTAATCTCAACCTCTTAACTGGAGTTCTTAGCTTCGAGTAATAGACAGTTCTTaacttttattagattttaactaagataagctaagaaccgtctattaaataagaaatataagagtCGTCATTTAgctgaaaaatgtaaaaaaaaacaaaaaagatgtcaaatcatgagtcaAGAACCCTCGCTAAGAAACTTGAGTTAATCATACATTTATAGACTACaagataaaatatatgaaactgAAAACAATTTTGATGAAAGAGTGGAGTGTAATCATTCTTTTAATAAGAGAGGCGACCATCATTAATCTCAACCTCTTAACTGGAGTTCTTAGCTTAGAGTAATAGACAGTTTTTaacttttcttagattttaactaagataAGCTAAAAAACGTCtattaaataagaaatataagagtCGTCATTTAgctgaaaaatgtaaaaaaaatcaaaaaagatGTCAAATCATGACTCAAGAACCCCGCTAAGAAACTGGAGTTAATCATACATTTATAGACTACaagataaaatatatgaaactgAAAACAATTTCGATGAAAGAGTGGAGAGTAACCATTCTTTTCATAAGAGATGCGACCATCATTAATCTCAACTTCTTAACTGGAGTTCTTAGCTTAGAgttattaactttttttagattttaactaagataagctaagaaccgtctattaaataagaaatataagaatcgtcatttaattgaaaaatgtaaaaaaaaccaaaaaaatgtcaaatcatgagttatgAACCTCCGCTAAGAAACTGGAGTTAATCATACATAGAGTACAAGATAAAATCTGTTAGAAAGCCACCGTGATCCCGAAGGACACGGACAAACACCGATGAAGACGAACCTAAAAGTCTAGCCATCACCGGAAAGACGCACTCCCGGAGGGAGAGACAACACACAAACCATTCCCAACTTGTAATCGTTCGTATACTGTCCCGAGAAACCTAAATCCAAATCAATGGAGAGCATCCAGAACATGGCTATCGTAATCAAACTGATGTTTAGGGATTTTCCCCAAACACAGaagaaaaattgattaaaacatCGATGATGATGTGCTATATCtgtaaacaaaagaaagaatgaaGAAACTAGAGACAATCATGGACATACAATTTTGTAGCAGACAATTTAAACGTCCTAATTTGTATTGATAGGatgcaaaatatttatttttacggtGGGTCCCTGAAATGGCAATTAAGTATTATAAAGTTACGAACAGCTTTTCTTCTCCAAATTATTCCATTCTACtaatattataacaaaaagtgaataaatgaaaatatagcAAAAAAGAAACCATAAATTTTAACGAAAATCCAAGTACAGAGAATACTTTTAGCAAATTATAGTAACATTCAAGGACGCCGATCCAAAAGTATGGCTCTAGTAGAGGTGATCCGTGATCTATTATACACAAGTGAAAGGAGAGGCATAGACTCTCTCAAGTTCTTTAGAACAATGTTTTGAAACATTAGTAAAAAAAAGATCTTTTTATTAAACGAGATggcaattttaaaatcaatgatAACCAATTGGAGCTGGAGCTTCCTTTAGCTCACGACCTTGGTAGTGAATGTCCTGCAAAGTAAACAACTTTCATTAAtcacacaagacaatgcaagGGTTAGTTAGGTTTTGGTCAACTTTCAATAACAGAACAACACTTACAGATGCAAAATGGTTAACGTCACGGTGATGAGCCTCGTCAGCACGGACCACCATCACCACATCACGAAGGGTCGCATCAGCAGGGAGCCTCCAGTAATCAATAGCGATAGCCGGAGCAGGTACGTTCTCGATGTTACCTTTGTCAAGTTCCTTGAGGAACTCAGTGTAcgagtggatagcttcttcttcaaggTACCCAACCATGCGGTGAGCAAACTTCGGGGAGATCAAGTAACCGAGGAAATAGGCGTTGAAGAAGACTCCTTGGACGGTGATGACAAGAGCTCGCTCGTACCATTTGGGTTTAGCGACTTCCATGAACGTCATGAGATGCATCCTCTCGTTCTCTGCTTCCTCGAGAAGAGCTTTGATCCATCCTCCGCTTTGCTCAAAGCGCCTGAGAGATTTGCAGTGGAGTAACATTCCTCCTACCATTCCGGGCACTGCTGCTACAGTCTCGAGCATCATAGCTCGGCATCCATATCTCCTCTGCGTTAATCAAATACAACGATTCATAGCATCAAATATCATATCAAAGTAATGGAGAATATTTGCAGTGGAGTAATATTCCTCCTACCATATAAAATGTGAAATATTATAATAGTTCTAGATGgtttaaacaaacaaataaatgcTATAATCACAACTGAAAGAACAACAAGTGGACATAATACAAACGCACAACAATATGATATAAATGAAAAAGTTCCAAAAGAGAaagtaatattttaataattgctATAAAAGAGGTTTATACGCAATCAATGACGATTTGGAACGTGTTTCCAATTTCGGTTACAAGAAATATTAAAGCGGAGACGGAGGAAGAAAGTGTACCTGGAAGAAGAGATCGGTAGGCCAACGAAGAGATTTAACAGTCCAATAAGCCAATCTGTCAAGAAACGTCGTCGGAACATGATGCTTCGACAGATCAATCGTCAGATCAGCTTTATACGTCTCCCATGGCTGCCATAACAAACTTCAATTAAAGCACgatcatattatataatcacGAAGATTCTATATATAAACACGTACCCTGAAGCAATTCCACTTCCATTCAGTACCGTCCTCTTTAGTGATCTTACTCGGCTCAACACCCCAATAGCTAGCGATTCCTTTCCCTCCCTTGTTGCCTCCGGCGTCACCACCGGTGGATGATTCATTCTCCGCCTTCTTCGGATTCGCATCCGTCGTCGTCGTTTTCTCTCCCAAAGTAACCGTGCTGGCGAACCGCACGCCTCCCATCGCCGGAGCTCGAGTAGTCCAGATCCAACCGCTCATACCAGACGGAGAAGCTAAATCCGCAACCGCAGGTCGCAGAAGATGGCTCGTCTCGTGAGAAATAGAACGGATCGTGCTCGTAGTGGCGGTTGAGAACAACCGTGGTCTAGCAGCCTTCAACAGCGACGACGCCGCCTTGGCTCCACCGCGACTCATCATCGTTATGCTGATCGGTAAACAAGTAATACAAGAATATAGCAagagaaatcttttttttttctttttatttccgTTAACGTTTGTGTTGTGTCTTATGGGTTTCAGACGCTAGCGATGGTTTGTATATATACCAGAAAAATGAACGGTCTGCGTTCCAGATCGTGAACGTGTGCGTAAGGAGATTACGCCGCGTGTCAGTTTCTGGTTTTGGTATTTTTAGAATGACGGTATTGACCCTGGAGGTCGTGAGATGGACTTTGAGTTGTACTTTGCTTTGACTGAGGGTATAGGTGTAAATTAAATGGCGGTGAAGATTTTTTCTTGGAGACCAAGATGTTTGGAGAAGACTGGAAGATTCTTGAGTGGTGAACAAGAGCTAGAATCTCATTGGTCGGATTTAATGCTATCGTGTGGGTATTGTTAGGCGTTGTGATGGTTTTTATCACTTTCTCcatcaaaaaagaaaacaaattggcattttaaaataaaacaaattggcatattttgttattaatgtGGTCATATTTGACAACGAAAAGCAGCAGATGAGGTATGGTTTGTTCAACGTCCAAGTCAAAATTTGAcgatttttattattatcacTCAAGATACAAATTTATTGTAGAAAAGagctatttattttgttacaaCGTAAATAATGTCTGAAACTTTTGATGCATATATGGCACTGAACGTTGGTAAGTTTCTATCAATCAAATTAAAACATTGACAAAACATTCTGGCTTCAACCGGTGACCGTTTAATTAAACatcaaaatgaataaaataataaacaaaaatttaattgagaaaatgaacaaatataaaaatatgaatttacGTTTAATTCATTCTCCTTCGAAATTGGAGGACgactttttcataatttttttcatcTCTAAGAAAATGAGAGGAATAAAATGTGACCATTTGATTgtaatttgacaaaaaaaaatcaacatgaatagtttaaaaattgaaGAATAAAAGTTTCGTCATAATTTTGTTCATAAAATATGGTCCAATTGAAGCCATTATGTTGTCAAAACACATTATGCGGAAGCACCGTGAACGATTAGTTAGGGTTAAATGCTTCTACACAAGATCAAGGATTCGATTTTTACAGAACATACAATTTCTTGTAAATTATAAGATTCAAGCTTTTCAGAAGTTTTAAAAATGCTCAGAGCCGTTCACATTATACTAGTGTGCTGTATAAATAACATGTTTACCTAGAATGTCGTACGTGCAAAGGTATTTATCGATCCGAATGTTACGAGAAGAGTTTCGTCGTGAAATTATCCATGAATTAGGTAATTATCATAATTTGTAATAGATATAGAAATTATATGATAATGTATCCAGTGTAAAAAAACACAGTTTCTTGTATGattctaaaacaataaataaaactgAGGAAGGGGATTTAGATCTTTCACAAAATGTCAAGAACATTGCAGTTTCAACAAGTTTTACGTATGTCcgggtattggttcatgttttcGGACCTTTTTAGAGCCCATCTTCTTTTTCcacaatatcttatatattaaaatagaagtcatgacttttttcatatgtgatattttattttgggcTCTCCACTAGAAAAGTCATTAGATTAAGTTGTTATATCATTTAGTTTCATATTAATATCACATTAAGTCCCACATTGCCAACAAcaattacataaataaaaaatgtctaTGTTTTAAGAACATAATCAAACCTTTATATATGCAGTCATAAAAGAATCAAacctttatatattatatacatcgTGACTTCTATAATAAACCTTTCAATCAAACGCTATATGATTTCAAGTCATGTTTATTCTGCATGTTTACTATATCTATCGTTTACTCAAAGTTGTTTCATAGACATTTTAAGCAGATCTCTGAAACCACTCTAAACATTAGCATATATGATGGTATCAATGTTGTGTCCAAGAACGAACATGACTTGAATTGTTACTAATAATGTTTTCTGTTATTGCTcgtgtcatatatatattagtcctTTTTGTTCAGGTTCTGTTAGCATGCACAAGTCTGACTTGTAACGTTACTAGAATAAGAAGCAAttgactttttgttaatttcctGTACTATTATCCATATACCTTTATCAGTACAGTATACATTTGGAGAAGACGAAGTCGACGGAGTATTCAATAAGAAAACAGAAATTATTGCATCAATTATATGGGTATATTCTTCTAACATAACCCAAATTAATTTGGTCTATATTAAAAAACGAgtaattaatatacaaaaatttcgGTTTTCGTAACCATTTTTGTTAACTATCCAGTTAACCTTAGAGAAAATCTTGCCAAATAGTTAACAATATCTTCAAACTGAAGTATTCCCCAAATCGTGCTCAAATATCCATATATATCACCCATTTATTGATTACAAaataaagtatattattttttttactaaaataataggtTGTATATTCTTGAGAAGGAGCAAGTTGTTCGTGATATACAAACCGTATATTCTTACTAAAATAATACCTAGGTGATATTTAAATTACCCATGCATTTTCAAAACATGTGTTCAAACACACGTAAGTGCAGATATTTTGAGACCAGCGTGACAATCTGAATGTTTGtgtatattttgtttcatatagtATTAATACagaacaatatataaaaattatatatatatatatatatggctgAACATATGAATGGTGTTATCTCTGGTTTTATCATTAACagctattcaaaaaaaaaaaggttttatcATTAACAATCACTAGAGATTGATTCGCACATCTTCGCGGTTAAtggttcaaatatttatatacattgataattgtttttataattaatgtcATATATTT
It encodes the following:
- the LOC106352817 gene encoding ubiquinol oxidase 1a, mitochondrial, with protein sequence MMSRGGAKAASSLLKAARPRLFSTATTSTIRSISHETSHLLRPAVADLASPSGMSGWIWTTRAPAMGGVRFASTVTLGEKTTTTDANPKKAENESSTGGDAGGNKGGKGIASYWGVEPSKITKEDGTEWKWNCFRPWETYKADLTIDLSKHHVPTTFLDRLAYWTVKSLRWPTDLFFQRRYGCRAMMLETVAAVPGMVGGMLLHCKSLRRFEQSGGWIKALLEEAENERMHLMTFMEVAKPKWYERALVITVQGVFFNAYFLGYLISPKFAHRMVGYLEEEAIHSYTEFLKELDKGNIENVPAPAIAIDYWRLPADATLRDVVMVVRADEAHHRDVNHFASDIHYQGRELKEAPAPIGYH